A single window of Nicotiana sylvestris chromosome 3, ASM39365v2, whole genome shotgun sequence DNA harbors:
- the LOC104223256 gene encoding PTI1-like tyrosine-protein kinase At3g15890 — MAFSSIFCCVKGSDRKGQAKKQPTWRVFSLKELHSATNNFNYDNKLGEGGFGSVYWGQLWDGSQIAVKRLKVWSNKAEMEFAVEVEILARVRHKNLLSLRGYCAEGQERLIVYDYMPNLSLLSHLHGQHSAESLLDWKRRMNIAIGSAEGIVYLHHHATPHIIHRDIKASNVLLDSDFQAQVADFGFAKFIPDGATHVTTRVKGTLGYLAPEYAMLGKASESCDVYSFGILLLELASGKKPIEKLSPTVKRTITDWALPLACEGKFSELADPRLNRNYVEEEFKRLVLVALICAHNRPEKRPTMLEVVELLKGESKEKFEALENDEMFKIPPATDDDMLTGAEGNADAAASELKEPKPEIEKVEV, encoded by the exons ATGGCTTTTTCATCCATATTTTGCTGCGTCAAGGGTTCAGATCG GAAGGGGCAAGCGAAGAAGCAGCCGACGTGGAGGGTTTTTTCTCTAAAGGAGTTGCACTCTGCTACGAATAATTTTAACTATGATAACAAGCTTGGAGAAGGTGGATTTGGAAGTGTTTATTGGGGCCAGCTCTGGGATGGATCTCAG ATAGCGGTCAAAAGGCTAAAAGTGTGGAGCAACAAAGCCGAGATGGAATTTGCTGTTGAAGTTGAAATTCTGGCTCGAGTACGACACAAAAATCTGCTAAGTTTACGTGGTTACTGTGCTGAAGGCCAGGAACGTCTGATTGTATATGATTACATGCCTAATTTGAGCTTACTTTCTCATCTTCACGGGCAGCATTCTGCCGAAAGCCTTCTTGATTGGAAGCGACGAATGAACATTGCAATTGGTTCTGCTGAGGGAATTGT CTATCTACACCACCATGCGACCCCACATATCATCCACAGAGACATCAAAGCAAGCAATGTACTGCTCGATTCTGATTTCCAAGCCCAAGTTGCTGATTTTGGATTTGCAAAGTTCATCCCAGATGGTGCAACACATGTAACCACAAGAGTAAAAGGCACTCTGGGCTATCTTGCACCAGAATATGCAATGTTAGGGAAGGCATCAGAGAGCTGTGACGTGTACAGCTTTGGTATTCTTTTACTAGAGCTTGCTAGTGGCAAGAAACCAATTGAGAAGCTTAGTCCAACTGTGAAACGCACAATCACTGATTGGGCTCTACCCCTTGCATGTGAAGGGAAGTTCAGCGAACTTGCAGACCCAAGGTTGAACAGAAACTATGTGGAGGAAGAATTTAAAAGACTGGTTCTTGTTGCACTTATTTGTGCTCATAATCGACCTGAGAAGAGACCGACAATGCTTGAGGTTGTTGAGCTACTGAAAGGAGAATCAAAAGAGAAGTTTGAGGCATTGGAAAATGACGAAATGTTCAAGATTCCTCCAGCTACGGATGATGATATGTTGACAGGAGCAGAAGGTAATGCAGACGCTGCTGCATCAGAGTTAAAAGAACCAAAACCAGAAATTGAAAAGGTAGAGGTATAG